ctcatcctGGAATACTGTTGGTTGATATTGATCCTTAAGATGAGAATTCTATTTCAATTGGTATTTCAACCAAAAGGTAGTTGACTTCAGCTTAAGAATTAGCTacattttctccattaaatttaCTAAATCAGTCACCAGTTGCTTCTCAGAAATGttgtttagatattttaaaatagtcacatcttgagagagggaaacagagaggaTTTTACCATGAGCATAAGGGGAAAATTTTTTGTACTCAAAATTAACTCTCAAAAGTCTTCCTCAGAAAGGATTTGCAGGACCCAACTCTTAAAAGCCCAAAACCCAAGGATTAACTTGTTTCTCTGTGCATTTAGGTGTGGCCTCTATTTCCTTGGGGAGTAGAGGCCCAGGTCTAGTTTGAACTGGAAAGGGAAGCAATGGAGTAAAGGGATCATTATATTCTTCTGACAAAGCATATAGCCTTTGCACTAAAAACTCACAATGTAGCTCCAATGTCAAATGGACTATCAACACAAGAATTTCAATGAGCTTAGGCTAAGACATCCCCCAGACTCAAACTCGCCAGTTACATGAAAGCTCTCCCTATTGTACTGACAACTGGAATTGTCAAAATGGAATCAAATGTCTCATAGTATGTTTCTCTGTTAATTAGGTGGAATTTGTTCCAGAACTCCCAAAGACAATCACTGGGAAAATCAAACGCAACGTTCTGAGAGACCATGAATGGGGTCGAACATAGCCTAATAAGAAACTATGGCATTAAGTAGTTATAGGCTTGCTTTCATTGAGTCCTTGCTTCCTGATAATTTAGTGATTACTCTCTTACAATGCGGAAGGTTTTTCCTGGTTGAAAAACTCAATTTTTTTGTTCTGTacttagcaaaatattaaataaatgaatatccaaaaatatttgggaagaaaaCGGTTATGATGACCAAACTGACAAAGGCAATGATTTTAATGACTTGCAGggtttaaaatagcaaataattaCTTAGAAAAGCACAGTGGACAATGAATTTATCTTGTGCCTGATTAAGtcaaaataaagattagaactgTTCTAAGAAAAATGTTCAAGACAGAATTTCCTCTGCTTAACATCTTATACTACTACTTCTCTAAAGTgaattaaaggggtgcctgggtggctcagttggctaagcatctgactcctgatctctgctcgggtcttgacctcagggtcatgggttcaagccccatgttgggctctatgataggtgtggagcctacttaaaaaaaaaataaagtgaattaaaaggaatataaataattcaaaagcCAGTAAGTGCATTTAATTAAGTACTATATTACTATACCTTTTTTTACAAGGTTTATTTAgagagtcgggggtggggggcagagggagagagaatcccaagcagactccctgctgagcagagcccgacatggggcttgatttcacaaccctgatatcaagacccaagctgaaatcaagagttggacgcttaaccgactgagccacccaggcacccctaacctccTTTTGAAGCAAGTTCACTGTAAAATATCTTATGTTTGGGTTACTTACGAGTAATTAATCAAGAGTAATTATTCTAAAAGTATTATATCTGTACTTTTTTAGGACAATGTACATGACTTTTGGTACATAATTTGACATGCAAGCACCTTTTATGAGTATCTATTATAAAGCAAGAGATTTACtaagaggcaggaagaaagaaaaagcaaagaacacCAATCTTTAGGgaacaaatttattttgatttttctgaaaatatcagGAACTATAAAAACAAGCTAAATATTTGGCCATACCAAAAGCaaaatacaagtaaaaacaaCATTTAGAAATCATGTGTGACCTTAAACAGGTTTCAAGATACTAAGCTTAACACTCTTTCCTCCACAGAGCAAAACAAGTTTACTAAACCACAATACTGGAGTTTTTTTTAACTGacgtaacttaaaaaaaaaaaaaaaattaaaagaaaaaaaagaaaccactcaaTTCCCACCCTGGAATCTCATCATTTATAAAACAACATGCTCAAATGTCAGTGACAATAAAGTTGGGAAACTTGAAAACATATCAATGAAGGAATTCAGATTCCAACAGAACACAGTGCTTTACAGCTGGGGAAGAATAGCTTTTGTCGCACTCAGGTCTTaccaaatacaaataaatacaggaagattaaaaacaaactacTAAATCGAAATCTTTCCGTAGAGTAGCAGCTTTCACAAAGTAAAAGGAATCCAGCTCTGCAGAGTTAGATGTTCTAAAAGCATATGGCCAATTTTATTCCCAAAGTCCCAGAGTCTTGCACTATCAAAATAAAAGTATCTTTGTCTTGGAGCAAGTCCAATGAAGGCACCAAAATCCTATCCTCCGTGTTCATGCAAATGAAACTTAAAATGCTCTTATCATCCTTTCAAGATGACCTCAACCTATTAAGAGTTAACACTTTAAGTATCTAAAGATCTAGAAGGAAGTTCCAGCCTCATCTGCATTACCAAGGTCCAGTCTATATAGCTTTTGCCCCTCCCAAATCCTTCTAGTCTGGACCCCTAGTTTAGGAGGATAAAAATACATTCCCGTACTCCCTAGCCATTAAATAAACACAGACATTGGTGCAGGAAGACTCAACAGTTATAATACTactgaactttttaaaacttaataaaccCATCTCCAAAAGTGAATTTCACAGCCTCTTAATATTTGTTCTCAGTCTGGACTTAGTATGCAGCCCTCTTTGGTGTCATCTCTTCCAGGCTTTTCAGTGGTTTTACCCTGGAGGAAACCTTGAAAAAAACTTCAAATTACAGGAACCCCCATGGCTTGGGAGTATGAGCACTATAAGAATTTGTGTCTCTTGTTGCACTGGCATACTAAAGAAACTCAGAACACTAATTCTTCATCACCAACCTTATCAGAAATGTCTAGTTCTTTGCCTAGAATGGTCCTCTTCTATCTCACACCATGCCTTCAAAAATTGCAGCACTGGACCATCAGATTTGTaacaaatgttaataaaatgtaaaaactggcATAACAACTAAGTAACAGaatcacaaaaaaatagaaaaacttcaCAAAAACAATTCACTTCTAAACCTATAAGACCCATGTTTTTGCAATGTTTACAACAAAGTGGGAAGGGACAGCTGAGTTGCAACACATAAAAATTCCTTCCCTAGAATGGAAATTTCCCTATGACTTTCTCTTTTACAGTTTGTTTGCTCCCATAAGTCAGATGGCAACACAGAAGGGGCGGCTGGCGAAGGTAATCTGGAGGGAGAGGCCAACACTAtcttccttccaccctcccctccacGAAAGTGTTCATCATTATCCATACTTCTCCTAGCTCAACCAAATGCATGTAGGCCTAACTGCACCCTGGCATAGGGGGCTGAAAAGATCTCCAACAGAACTGTTAACGGGGCTGCTCAAACACTGTTCACTATTATGAGTTCAGCATTATGCAGCGCACAAAGGtcaaaaacaatatattttcagTCACAATTTTATATGGAATCCTAGCAATATCTTACCAACGCCATCTGAGAAACCCACCTGCAAcaccaaatgaatttttttccttatgagaGATCATTTTCATTTGACTCAGATCTTTCTGTGACTTGACTTTCAAGTTCAGGTTTAGCTCCTCCCTCATTCACCACTTGTGTCTCAGATCTTGGTTTTGCCTGCCCCAGCTCCTCATTATTTTCTGGTACCACCTGCTGGTTATTTGTTCCTTCTGCTGGGTCATGTTGATTTAATTTGTCACCAGATTCCAATTTAGCTTCTTTCCCATTTCCTGCTTGCACTGGCTGCTTTGGGTTAAGTTGTGATGGGTCCTTAACACTCTTCACCACCTCCTGGAGATTATACTTTCTGAACAACATATAATCTTTGACAACACTCAGGCAACAGACAGCTTTAATTATTTCTACTACCACTGTGTACTGTGGATTGGTAAGATCCACTTTATTTTCCGAATTGAGGCTGCCTACTATTCCTGTaacaaaaagaagagggaaacattTAGAGGGAGAAGGATACCATGAGGCTTGACAGATACAATCTTTCATCTTTCTGTTTGGGACTTGTTATACCAATATATATACTAATCTACTCTTCTACATGGACCTCAATCAAATTCTTTGAAttctgggcccctgggtggctgaggtcatgatctcagggtcctggaatcgagccccgtattgggctctctgctcagtggggagtctgcttgtctccctcttcccccacccccagctcctgctctctcatgttctctaataaataaatcttaaaaaaaaattccgtaaactctttcaataaataaatacaaatgaaatccTGAGACATTTAATGAgtacttttttccaaagaaaattcaATCTTGATTTGGAAGATTTCATATCTACCTACCAGAAAGTCTCATATCCAACATATCAAAATCTGTTAGGTTTGatattattttaaggattttttttttttttttttaataatctttgcCCCCAACATGAGGCTTacactcacaaccctgggatcaagagtcacatgctctactggctaagccagccaggtacccctattttaaggacatttttttttttttttaaagattttatttatttatttgacacacagagagagagagagcacacaagtaggggggagcggcaggcagagggagagggagaagcaggctccccactgagcagggagccctatgtagggctcgatcccaggaccctgagatcacgacctgagccgtaggcagacgcttaacgactgagccacccaggcacccctaaggacATTTTAATATACTTCTTTTATACCCAAAAATATAAGCCTtaggttgtaaaaaaaaaaaaattcacaaaatcaaGAAAAGTATTTAGTATTGCATACTAATGTAAAGTCACTAAGAAAAACATACCTGCCAATTCTTTGATAACTTCTTCTCTATTCATGTGACTGTTATTTCGAGATTTATATACAATCTGAAATGTCCCTTTGTTTGGAGCTTTAAACCAGGGTTCCAAAAATGTTTctgcatattttttcatatcttctaAGAAAGCCTTGCATGTGCCTGAAATGGGTAACATACGTAGAATAACCCGAGTCTTCTTCTTCTTGGTTTTGTACATATCCTGGAGAATATGATGTACCAATTTCTCAGgttctaaaggaaaaaagaaaaaagcacaaagCAAACAAGTAAGTTAAGAATAAAAACTCTCGGACATTTCAGAACCTCTTCAAACTctctataaaatgaattttcattgGCAATGACCTATTGTCAACAGTATAGTAGAAGAAATTATCATAATGAATGTTAATAAGCCTAATCCAAcatttttccaactttcttcaCTGCCTATAATGATTATTACTATATCTAATAAGTTAACTCTTCAGCATTGTTACTGCTTTCACTAAAAACAATTGTTCATGAAGACATTGGAGTTAACATTTTTGTGATGTCTCATTTGTCCAACAACACTTTACTGTTTTCCTATAACAATAGCAACTACAAACATAACATTATTAAATAGTACACttttttacaaaacaaacaaatctgcAAGTcactttaaaagatttaattcatCCATTAGTTAATTTTGTACAATAATCTAGATCTCAGAACTCAGAGAAGCCCCCAAACTATGAATTACACAAGATCATGATATGGTCCTTAGGCCATCCTCACTACCTACAAGTCTGTTTGGGGCTACTGAGTGTtttcaatactttaaaattagttaactgcattaaaaaaaatctaggaacTTCTCCAGATTTCCAACTTCTTTTGAAAAACCAGAAGATCTGGCCCTGCAGGACTACATTCCAGATGCCTGGAGCCATTCCAAACTGGCTGGCGCTGAAGAGCAGCTTCTCCTCTTAAACAGAATACATACTCTTGTTTCACCTAAAGTTACATACAAagaaagtggcaaagccaggTTTCCACTCCTAAGCCAATGTGATGTTCCCCACCCCATTCTACCTTTCCATATGCCTAGTGCTAGAACAGTGAGGAAAAGATCAAATGATTAACTGAGCTGTAACCATGAAGCCATTTTGTAGGCAGTGTTCTGAGGCAAGGAGATGTCCAGATATTATAGGctcaataatctttttttttttttttttttttaaagattttatttatttatttgagacagagagaatgagagacagagagcgaggaaggtcagagggagaagcagactccctgccgagcagggagcccgatgcgggactcgatcctgggactccaggatcatgacctgagctgaaggcagtcgcttaaccaactgagccacccaggcgccccataggctCAATAATCTTAAGGTTTATTAGTCAGACACACCTATTCCAAGTGTCCTGATGAAGACTACATTATTTGCTCCACTCTCCACTGACTGGAATCTTCTTAGCTTCATCTCTGTTGATGCTTTAATGTCACCAACTTCTTTCTTCAAGGCAGCCTCCATGTCATCATCTTCTCCCTCACTTCCAGAGGGCTGCTGCTCTTTGTCCGTAAACTGCATGAAACAAATGAGCAGAAACGCAAAAACAGCTCATGTGAAAAGCTACAGTTAACTACCTATGTTAAATCTCCAGTGGCAGATGGATCAATACTGATAATAAAGCTTTTTATTAAGAAACTGACACATCGCTCCCTacaaaatgtggaggaaaaaggGAGTTCCCTCAGACTGGGCATATAatttgaaaatgctttcaaaaaCATCTTAACATTCTGGGACGCAGGGTAATGTGCTCACCAGATGAATTAATTCAAGATAGACCTTAATCCCATCACTAGATATCTTTGTGCCTTCCTTTTGGTGAGATTATGATGAAGGAgcagaaggcaaaggaaaaagcCCAACCTGACACCCCGCAAaccccagctccctcccaggTGGGATATGTGTAatattcctcaggcactcctggctgccctaaagctaagggaaggaaaaacaaatggttaactaatagagatcacagtcctgcaagaCAGGAATTTCCCTCAGCTTACAAATGTTTCAGGTgatttaccaggaaaaaaaaaaagcattcttatcaataacctaacGTCCAGAAGGAAACTCCCAACCATCTTACTATTGAATGCTTTactagaggggggaaaaaaaaaatcctaacttgATAATCGCAAGGTCTCTATTATCTTGTAGGTCGTCCCCTTTAGCATacaaaagttcttttgaaaacctcccttttcctttacctcccccaacttccaagtatataatcagtcacccctcacaGCCCCGGTGCAGCAGCTcagtcctgtccccgtgctttaataaaacaccattttgcaccaaagatgtctcaagaattctttcttggccgtcagctCTGGACCTCACCTACATTCAAAAACTACATCAATTAGACCCAACAGTTATGGCATAAAAAAAACCCTTGCTTCTATTCTACCAAGGAACCGGGAACAGAAACAGTCAAGAATTTGCTCAAGGTACCAGTGTAGACAGGACACTCACTTGTTGCCCATTTCTCTGCCCCACCATTATTAGTTTGCCAGACAAGCACTAATAATAATTAAACACATTTATGGAACCTTTATTATATGCCAggatgtattttatatacataagcAACTTTTCAGCCAACATTAAGTAcactatcatttttcttttttatttagcttagcaaaattaaataatataccCATGCCCAAGCCCTAGAACTAGTAAATAATGGAACTTGAATCCAAATCCCCCCTGTATTGTCCTCCCCCTTTTAATTCATTGAggtatttgtgtatgtattagTCCAGATCCTAAGCCAAGAATATAATGATTTCCAAACTGTGATGGGAAAATTAGGTTTTAGGTGGTGTGAGTAcgaaagtttttactttttaaattgcatttacaCGCGCATTTGAAAAATAACTAGCACTAGTACTAGACCCACTATTTCAGAGACACTGCTTAGGGCAAACATTATTACAACCATGGTGTAAAAGTCGTGGTAAGCTATGACAAAAACTATGAGGACAAATTAAGTTTCCCTTATTAACTTGGACCGTTTACTTAACCTTCAGTATCCTCGTGAACATTACTTCACAAGCCTATTGTAAACGTTTGAGAGCTTCAGCTTTAAGA
The sequence above is drawn from the Neomonachus schauinslandi chromosome 5, ASM220157v2, whole genome shotgun sequence genome and encodes:
- the THUMPD1 gene encoding THUMP domain-containing protein 1 translates to MATPVQQPPQSSGGKRKGKAQYVQAKRARRCDGGGPRQLEPGLQGILITCNMNERKCVEEAYSLLNEYGDDMYGPEKFTDKEQQPSGSEGEDDDMEAALKKEVGDIKASTEMKLRRFQSVESGANNVVFIRTLGIEPEKLVHHILQDMYKTKKKKTRVILRMLPISGTCKAFLEDMKKYAETFLEPWFKAPNKGTFQIVYKSRNNSHMNREEVIKELAGIVGSLNSENKVDLTNPQYTVVVEIIKAVCCLSVVKDYMLFRKYNLQEVVKSVKDPSQLNPKQPVQAGNGKEAKLESGDKLNQHDPAEGTNNQQVVPENNEELGQAKPRSETQVVNEGGAKPELESQVTERSESNENDLS